DNA from Candidatus Stoquefichus sp. SB1:
TGATGAAAAAGGTACTTTTAAGCCATCAAAAAGTGACAATGACATAATTGACAAAGTAATACAGTTATGGAATAATAAGCGTAAGAGGTAGTAGTTTAAGAGGCAAACGCAATGCATAGTTTGTAAAAATGCATTTATATGAGAATAGTCTAAGTAAAATCACTTTATGGTGTGCACTCGACTAGATAATATAGGTGAAACTATGGTTGAAATGACGGTTCGAATCCGTCCACCTCTTTTAAGCAATCAATTTAAAGTTGGTTGCTTTTTATTTTAATGAAAGGAAGTGAACTGAATGGCTAAACGCTTAACAGATAAACAGAAGAAAAAAATTATAGCTGATTATGTTGAGTGTCAAAACTATTCAGCAGTTGCTAGAAAATATAAGATATCAGCAAATACAGTAAAGAATATAATTTGTTCAAATGATGAATTTGCAAGAAAATGCGAACATAAAAAAGAAGAGAATACCAAAGACATGATAGAGTACATGGATTCAAAGAAACAAGATGCAATGAAATTCATTGATTTAGCATTAAAGGAAATGATGAAAGAAGAAAAACTAGAACGTTCAGGTATTCAGGCTTTAGCAACTTCAATAGGAATTATTGTAGATAAGTTCTATCCAAAGGATCAAGCGAGCAATAATGATG
Protein-coding regions in this window:
- a CDS encoding helix-turn-helix domain-containing protein, with protein sequence MAKRLTDKQKKKIIADYVECQNYSAVARKYKISANTVKNIICSNDEFARKCEHKKEENTKDMIEYMDSKKQDAMKFIDLALKEMMKEEKLERSGIQALATSIGIIVDKFYPKDQASNNDERVVIVNDLQDSKIE